The Nitrospira sp. genome contains a region encoding:
- the rny gene encoding ribonuclease Y, translating into MTPISTSIVVYVILSGIIGALIGAGIFELLRRRMTGAKQAEADELAKQVVQNAQREAETVLKEAKFEAKDLVFQAKSEFEQEQKAKLGELSAMEKRVIQREEGFDRKLAALEKRENDARKREADFTKREEGLVAKESSCAKAEREHRDALERVAGMTAEEAKKQLIVEMESQAKLDAVGIAKRTIEEARENSEREAREIITTSIQRVVRDYVSESTISVVPIPNDAMKGRIIGREGRNIRALEAATGIDLIIDETPEAVIISGFDPLRREIAKVSLERLMHDGRIHPTRIEEIVEKVKVDIDKLMYEEAEKIIFELGLSDFHPELIKVLGRLKYRTSYGQNNLYHAREASYICGIMASELGLDVRLARRGALLHDIGKAVSHEEEGPHAMLGAEIAKKYGESPQIVNAIAAHHEQVDPICPESVLVAAAEALSAARPGARREALESYVKRLEKLESLATGHKGVQKAYAIQAGREIRVIVRQEDITDAESFQLSRELAKKIEQELTYPGQIKVTVIRESRYVEYAK; encoded by the coding sequence GTGACTCCCATTTCAACCTCAATAGTCGTCTACGTCATACTCTCAGGAATCATCGGCGCATTGATTGGTGCAGGGATATTTGAGCTTCTGCGGCGCCGCATGACGGGGGCCAAACAAGCTGAGGCGGACGAGTTGGCCAAGCAGGTTGTGCAGAATGCGCAACGCGAGGCGGAGACTGTGCTCAAGGAAGCCAAATTTGAGGCCAAGGACCTCGTGTTTCAAGCGAAGTCCGAATTCGAGCAAGAGCAGAAGGCGAAGCTTGGTGAACTCTCGGCGATGGAAAAGCGTGTCATTCAACGAGAGGAAGGGTTCGATAGAAAGCTCGCCGCCTTGGAAAAGCGCGAAAATGATGCGCGCAAGCGCGAAGCGGATTTTACGAAACGAGAAGAGGGGCTCGTGGCCAAGGAGTCTTCCTGTGCCAAGGCTGAACGCGAGCATCGCGACGCGTTGGAACGGGTGGCCGGCATGACGGCGGAAGAGGCTAAAAAACAATTGATTGTCGAGATGGAGTCGCAGGCGAAGCTGGATGCTGTCGGGATTGCTAAACGAACGATCGAAGAAGCCCGTGAGAATTCCGAACGGGAAGCCCGGGAAATCATTACCACGTCGATTCAGCGTGTCGTGCGCGACTATGTGTCGGAGTCCACGATCTCGGTGGTTCCCATTCCGAATGATGCCATGAAAGGTCGGATCATCGGTCGGGAAGGGCGGAATATCCGTGCGCTTGAGGCGGCGACGGGCATTGATCTGATCATCGATGAAACCCCTGAGGCGGTGATCATTTCAGGGTTTGACCCATTGCGGCGCGAGATTGCGAAAGTGTCGCTGGAACGGCTGATGCACGATGGGCGTATCCACCCCACGCGAATCGAGGAGATCGTCGAAAAGGTCAAGGTCGACATCGACAAGCTCATGTACGAGGAGGCGGAGAAGATCATTTTTGAGCTGGGGCTCTCGGATTTTCACCCGGAGTTGATCAAAGTATTGGGTCGCCTGAAGTATCGAACGAGCTACGGGCAAAACAACCTCTATCATGCCCGCGAAGCCTCCTACATTTGCGGGATCATGGCCTCGGAGTTGGGCCTCGATGTCAGGTTGGCTCGGCGTGGAGCCTTGCTTCATGATATCGGCAAGGCGGTCAGCCATGAAGAAGAGGGACCGCATGCCATGTTGGGGGCCGAGATCGCCAAGAAATACGGAGAATCCCCCCAGATCGTCAATGCGATCGCCGCGCATCACGAGCAGGTGGATCCGATCTGTCCGGAGAGCGTGCTCGTGGCGGCTGCAGAGGCCTTGTCGGCGGCTCGCCCAGGGGCCAGGCGGGAAGCGCTCGAATCCTACGTGAAGCGTTTGGAAAAACTGGAATCACTGGCAACCGGCCACAAGGGAGTGCAGAAAGCCTATGCGATCCAGGCCGGGCGCGAAATTCGCGTGATCGTGCGACAGGAAGACATCACCGATGCCGAGTCGTTTCAACTGTCGCGTGAACTCGCGAAGAAGATCGAACAGGAGTTGACCTATCCAGGGCAGATTAAAGTCACTGTGATTCGGGAAAGCCGATACGTGGAATACGCCAAATGA
- a CDS encoding TIGR00282 family metallophosphoesterase gives MKVLCIGDIMGEPGRRSVARVVPRLIAQRQIDAVIANGENVAGGFGITPDLAEELFEVGISVITTGNHAWDKKEAVDYFSREPRVLRPANYPAGVPGNGHVVIETAGGERLAVLQLMGRVYMPTIDCPFQVAKRELSRLKRETSAIIVDMHAEATSEKMAMGHYLDGEVAAVVGTHTHVQTADEQILPKGTAYMTDIGMTGPLHSVIGVKKELAIEKFLTGMPRRFEVASGPSVFCAVLLDLDPRLGKAIAFERIRLMD, from the coding sequence ATGAAGGTTCTATGTATCGGGGACATTATGGGAGAGCCGGGCCGCCGGTCTGTCGCCCGGGTGGTGCCCCGCCTGATTGCGCAGCGCCAGATCGATGCGGTCATCGCCAACGGTGAGAACGTTGCGGGAGGTTTCGGGATCACGCCGGATCTGGCCGAGGAACTCTTTGAAGTGGGCATTTCGGTCATCACGACCGGAAACCACGCCTGGGATAAGAAAGAAGCGGTCGATTACTTCTCTCGCGAACCCCGCGTCTTGCGTCCCGCCAACTATCCGGCGGGAGTCCCGGGAAACGGTCACGTCGTCATTGAAACTGCCGGCGGGGAACGGCTGGCGGTGCTGCAGTTGATGGGCCGGGTCTACATGCCGACGATCGATTGCCCGTTTCAGGTGGCGAAACGTGAGCTCTCGCGGTTGAAGCGAGAGACATCGGCGATCATCGTCGATATGCATGCGGAAGCCACGTCTGAAAAAATGGCCATGGGGCATTATTTGGACGGGGAGGTCGCGGCGGTCGTCGGCACGCATACGCACGTGCAAACGGCCGATGAGCAAATCCTTCCGAAGGGCACCGCATATATGACGGACATCGGAATGACGGGACCTCTCCATTCGGTGATCGGAGTCAAGAAAGAATTGGCGATCGAAAAGTTCTTGACCGGCATGCCGAGACGCTTTGAAGTGGCCTCTGGACCGTCGGTGTTTTGCGCGGTGTTGCTCGATCTCGATCCCCGCTTGGGCAAGGCGATCGCGTTTGAACGAATCCGCCTCATGGATTAG
- a CDS encoding SDR family oxidoreductase: protein MKVLVTGGAGFIGSHVVDRLVEEGHQVVIVDNLSTGKRKNVNRAASLYKTDITSGRLERVFRNERPNIVLHLAAQISVRNSVADPVFDAQVNVLGTMNVLQQAVRYGCRKVVFSSSGGAIYGEQETFPAAESHVNNPLSPYGISKLCGEHYLSYFQRTSGIPVVSLRYANVYGPRQDPEGEAGVVAIFIQKMLNNEQPIINGNGRQTRDFVFVDDIAEANLAAMGQDAHGVYNVGTGTETSVNELFRVLADLTGSGAKEVHGPAKPGEQLRSVIDPSRIKQELGWEVKVDLADGLKQTVEFFLGKK, encoded by the coding sequence ATGAAAGTACTCGTGACGGGCGGCGCAGGGTTTATCGGGTCTCATGTGGTGGATCGACTGGTCGAAGAGGGACATCAAGTCGTCATCGTCGACAATTTGTCCACCGGAAAACGCAAGAACGTCAACCGCGCGGCGAGTCTGTATAAGACCGACATTACCAGCGGGCGTCTTGAACGGGTCTTTCGCAACGAACGGCCCAACATTGTGCTGCATCTCGCCGCCCAGATCAGTGTGCGCAACTCGGTGGCCGATCCGGTGTTCGATGCACAGGTCAATGTCCTGGGAACCATGAACGTGTTGCAGCAAGCCGTTCGGTACGGATGCCGAAAGGTCGTGTTCTCCTCGTCCGGCGGTGCGATCTATGGTGAACAGGAAACATTCCCAGCCGCTGAGTCCCACGTGAATAACCCGCTGTCACCCTATGGGATCAGCAAACTGTGCGGTGAGCATTATCTGTCCTACTTTCAACGCACAAGCGGCATTCCAGTGGTCAGTTTACGGTACGCCAATGTGTATGGACCGCGGCAGGATCCCGAGGGAGAAGCCGGCGTCGTTGCCATCTTCATTCAGAAGATGTTGAACAATGAGCAACCCATCATTAATGGAAATGGCCGTCAAACGCGAGACTTCGTGTTCGTCGATGATATCGCTGAAGCGAACCTGGCCGCCATGGGTCAGGACGCGCATGGAGTCTACAATGTCGGCACAGGGACCGAGACATCCGTGAACGAGCTGTTCCGCGTGCTTGCCGATCTCACCGGTTCCGGCGCCAAGGAAGTCCATGGGCCGGCCAAGCCGGGTGAGCAGCTCCGAAGCGTGATCGATCCCTCCAGGATCAAACAGGAATTAGGATGGGAGGTCAAAGTGGATCTCGCCGACGGGCTCAAGCAGACAGTCGAATTCTTCCTGGGGAAAAAGTAG
- the rlmN gene encoding 23S rRNA (adenine(2503)-C(2))-methyltransferase RlmN, which translates to MPDMPTTHSNTSTTLLGFTELQMEKFVCGQRWPAYRAKQILRWLYQRRVRAITDMTDLAMPDRLMLSRSAAIGRSAHVTVLRSQDGTRKLLLGLEDGMTIEAVLIPDEERLTLCVSTQVGCMLDCGFCLTGRMGLKRNLKLHEIIDQILSAQDVLASDERITNLVFMGMGEPLANLETLKAAVTGLTNKPWGLGWSRRRITVSTAGLASRLKEVAALGVNLAVSLNATTEEQRRELMPAASEIASLRSLLAACRRYPLASHQRLTFEYVLLAGVNDHSADARRLVQLLRSIRCKVNLIPFNEFPGSPFHRPSEQDILRFQSVLRDAGLDAFVRKSRGRDVFGACGQLGDLSGNRTSLTLTPIETRC; encoded by the coding sequence ATGCCCGACATGCCGACGACCCATTCGAATACATCGACAACTCTCTTGGGTTTCACCGAGCTTCAGATGGAGAAGTTTGTCTGCGGGCAGCGCTGGCCGGCGTATCGTGCCAAGCAAATCTTGCGCTGGCTCTATCAACGTCGGGTACGGGCTATCACCGATATGACCGACCTCGCTATGCCCGATCGGTTGATGTTGTCTCGCTCTGCCGCCATCGGTCGCTCAGCTCACGTCACAGTCCTGCGGTCCCAGGATGGAACGCGGAAATTGCTGTTGGGGCTCGAGGATGGAATGACGATCGAGGCCGTCCTGATCCCGGATGAAGAACGGCTGACGCTGTGTGTGTCGACGCAGGTCGGCTGTATGTTGGACTGCGGATTCTGTCTGACAGGAAGAATGGGGCTGAAACGAAACCTCAAGCTTCACGAAATCATCGACCAAATCCTGAGCGCCCAGGATGTACTGGCTTCCGATGAACGCATCACGAATCTCGTCTTCATGGGAATGGGAGAACCTCTCGCCAATCTGGAAACGCTCAAGGCTGCAGTCACCGGTCTGACCAATAAGCCGTGGGGCCTTGGGTGGTCGCGCAGACGCATCACGGTTTCAACGGCGGGACTGGCGTCCCGCCTGAAGGAAGTCGCGGCGCTCGGTGTGAATCTTGCCGTCTCGCTCAATGCCACGACTGAAGAACAGCGGCGAGAACTGATGCCTGCCGCAAGCGAGATCGCCTCGCTGAGGTCACTCTTGGCGGCGTGTCGTCGCTATCCGCTCGCTTCCCATCAGCGACTGACGTTCGAGTATGTTCTCCTGGCAGGCGTAAATGATCACTCGGCTGATGCCCGTCGCCTGGTACAGTTGCTGAGATCCATACGGTGCAAGGTCAATCTGATTCCGTTCAATGAATTTCCAGGCAGTCCTTTTCATCGCCCATCGGAACAGGACATCCTTCGTTTTCAGTCCGTCCTCCGCGACGCCGGACTCGATGCGTTCGTTCGCAAGAGCCGAGGACGTGACGTATTCGGCGCCTGCGGACAACTCGGAGATCTCTCCGGCAACCGAACCTCCCTTACCTTGACACCCATTGAAACTCGTTGCTAG
- the xseA gene encoding exodeoxyribonuclease VII large subunit encodes MVRASLEADFPEVWLEGEISNLRAPGSGHVYCTLKDQSSQVRAVLFRSVALRLRFDLEDGLHVVVRGRLSVYEPRGEYQVILDHLEPKGRGALQLAFEQLKHRLESEGLFDGKRKRALPVFPWTVGIVTSLTGAAVRDLITVLHRRCPVLRIVIAPVQVQGAGSAEQIASAIHALNKLGFIDVMIVGRGGGSMEDLWSFNEEVVVRAIAASRIPIVSAVGHETDVTLADFAADVRAPTPSAAAETVAPVLAEVVACLSRLTTQCRQAISSQCLEHNQRLDLLLAHLVNIRFRILKEAQRVDGAVAGMREAVRAQLKEAMASAQAWTHVLMSKSPAIQVRRDMVIIPQLRSRLMGAVSHGLKWRAQQVHAYLGRLNGSSPLAILDRGYGILETAQGRRVIRDARQVSVGEEILARLARGRLRCTVEEVTPDPSV; translated from the coding sequence ATGGTTCGGGCTTCCCTCGAAGCTGACTTTCCCGAGGTGTGGCTCGAAGGGGAAATCTCGAATCTTCGCGCGCCGGGCTCCGGGCATGTGTACTGTACACTGAAGGATCAATCGAGTCAGGTTCGAGCGGTGCTCTTTCGTTCGGTCGCGCTTCGTCTGCGATTCGATTTGGAGGATGGATTGCATGTCGTCGTGCGGGGGCGGCTCTCTGTCTACGAGCCGCGCGGTGAGTACCAGGTCATTCTGGATCACCTTGAACCCAAAGGGCGTGGCGCTCTCCAGCTGGCGTTTGAACAGCTGAAGCATCGTCTTGAGTCGGAAGGGCTCTTCGATGGGAAGCGCAAACGAGCATTACCGGTGTTTCCTTGGACGGTCGGAATCGTGACCTCCTTGACCGGAGCGGCGGTTCGAGACTTGATCACCGTGTTGCACCGTCGGTGTCCCGTCTTGAGGATCGTCATCGCGCCTGTGCAGGTACAGGGTGCCGGATCGGCTGAGCAAATCGCCTCAGCCATTCATGCGTTGAACAAACTGGGCTTTATCGATGTGATGATTGTGGGGCGAGGCGGTGGTTCGATGGAAGATCTGTGGAGCTTCAACGAAGAAGTCGTCGTGCGAGCCATTGCCGCGTCGCGGATTCCGATCGTGTCGGCGGTTGGTCATGAGACGGACGTCACGCTAGCGGATTTTGCGGCAGACGTACGGGCGCCGACGCCATCGGCTGCGGCTGAAACGGTTGCTCCCGTGTTAGCTGAGGTCGTAGCCTGCCTAAGCAGGCTCACCACCCAATGTCGGCAGGCTATCAGCTCGCAGTGCCTGGAACACAATCAGCGCCTTGACCTTCTGCTCGCCCATCTGGTGAATATCCGGTTCAGAATTCTCAAGGAAGCCCAACGTGTGGATGGTGCGGTGGCGGGCATGCGAGAAGCCGTGCGTGCCCAGCTGAAGGAAGCGATGGCGAGCGCGCAAGCATGGACCCACGTGCTGATGTCGAAGAGCCCTGCCATCCAAGTGCGCCGGGATATGGTGATCATTCCACAACTACGATCACGGTTGATGGGGGCGGTGAGCCACGGACTGAAATGGAGGGCGCAGCAGGTCCATGCCTATCTCGGCAGATTGAACGGTTCGAGTCCGCTTGCCATCCTAGATCGAGGCTATGGGATCCTCGAGACGGCGCAGGGGCGCCGGGTCATTCGGGATGCCCGGCAAGTCTCTGTCGGAGAAGAGATCCTGGCACGTTTGGCAAGGGGCCGGCTACGCTGTACCGTCGAGGAAGTGACGCCGGACCCGTCGGTTTAA
- the xseB gene encoding exodeoxyribonuclease VII small subunit, with protein sequence MAGVKFEQAMARLEAIVGELEKGDLPLDESLRIFEEGIRLSKNCLKVLEDAERKVEVLVQDKNGKKQLRAFTSDDLDLQSSAEDS encoded by the coding sequence GTGGCTGGAGTGAAATTTGAACAAGCGATGGCCAGACTGGAAGCCATCGTGGGGGAATTAGAGAAGGGAGATCTGCCGCTGGATGAATCGCTGAGGATTTTTGAGGAAGGCATCCGGCTGTCCAAGAATTGTCTGAAAGTATTGGAAGACGCCGAACGGAAAGTAGAGGTTCTCGTTCAGGACAAGAATGGAAAGAAGCAGTTGCGCGCCTTCACGTCCGATGACCTCGACCTACAGAGTTCCGCAGAGGATTCATAA
- a CDS encoding transglycosylase SLT domain-containing protein, with protein MRAYTKVHPIVGVGLVLAVGLAIAFSGLFSRDAHTAQVATPEQSNTDTCLSAEDCFLAAVWPKERLGNSLTKDQVVALRLERLRKVMEGFPASQWAKRAGLLSGVILVERNPASALSYLRAAQRDFPVLDDYIRFWIGEALLHAGDAKEAADMFEGVPLAVPDSNLLNQVALRAGEAWYHASNCSAAVAWLVKAVNGNDKDPQIAQAWLRLATCYLRENQLTEGRETLKQLWVKYPQTKEAKEAETLLATNIGGESWTAPADTHYARAQAFLAQSLHVEAIDELKKYIAREPSSPNRWDAKLKLGIAQVRLKLYDQARDTFYALTEEQGPRADEATVWLGRVYLRLGLGDKLLDLCRTLPKRTLTPEQKGQINIFAGIWLEDQARFDESIAKYRLVAKSGDPLSQRTEAQWREGWVLYRTDRHRDAIRVWQQIVDQKDSDFEPQALYWIARSYGRVEDAKAKEVFAQLCQRFPFTYYCQLAREQSGLSTAGKAETEPSPISAASTQSASEISSTSVQDTQTHSRAQIELQSAYRRAVELRTLGLDQDAARELAALTDRYSRDPDVLAALSMMLNEVGAYHHALRLVRSRFREKLERTGGVIADGLWSAAYPTGLLPTIKMLGANGVDPLLVAAIIREESQYDWRAVSRVGAIGLMQVMPATANAVAQQHRLPSLSREDLFDQEINIRIGVRYVEQLLTQFSGNVVQTIAAYNAGPIVVGNWAATYRGRSEDEFVELIQYQETRQYVKRVLRSYKEYLRLAGIQRSIS; from the coding sequence ATGAGAGCCTATACTAAGGTTCATCCCATAGTCGGTGTCGGCCTGGTGTTGGCTGTAGGGCTGGCAATTGCGTTCAGCGGTTTGTTCTCACGCGACGCGCATACCGCGCAGGTCGCCACACCGGAACAATCAAATACCGATACCTGTCTTTCGGCAGAGGACTGTTTTCTGGCTGCGGTCTGGCCGAAGGAACGACTCGGCAATAGCTTGACGAAGGATCAAGTTGTGGCCTTGAGGCTGGAACGTCTCCGAAAGGTGATGGAGGGATTTCCTGCTTCGCAGTGGGCCAAACGTGCCGGGTTGCTGTCCGGTGTCATTCTGGTAGAACGGAACCCTGCAAGCGCACTCTCTTACCTTCGGGCGGCCCAACGGGACTTTCCTGTGCTCGACGATTATATTCGATTCTGGATCGGCGAGGCCTTGCTGCATGCGGGTGATGCCAAGGAAGCAGCCGATATGTTTGAAGGCGTGCCGCTAGCGGTTCCCGATTCCAACCTGCTCAACCAAGTCGCGCTTCGTGCCGGGGAAGCGTGGTACCACGCTTCCAACTGCTCTGCAGCCGTGGCCTGGCTTGTGAAAGCAGTCAATGGGAACGACAAGGATCCACAGATCGCTCAGGCGTGGTTACGGTTGGCCACGTGTTATCTTCGAGAAAATCAACTGACCGAGGGGCGGGAAACGCTGAAGCAACTCTGGGTCAAGTATCCCCAGACCAAGGAGGCCAAGGAAGCCGAAACTCTACTGGCAACCAACATCGGGGGCGAGTCTTGGACAGCTCCAGCCGACACGCATTATGCGCGGGCGCAGGCATTCTTGGCACAGTCGCTCCATGTGGAGGCGATCGATGAGTTGAAAAAGTATATCGCGCGGGAACCCTCCTCTCCAAATCGCTGGGACGCCAAACTCAAATTGGGTATCGCCCAGGTTCGGCTCAAGCTGTACGATCAGGCGCGCGACACGTTTTATGCACTGACCGAGGAGCAAGGCCCTCGGGCCGACGAAGCCACTGTATGGTTGGGGAGGGTCTATCTACGGCTGGGACTGGGAGACAAGCTGTTGGATCTTTGCCGCACGCTGCCGAAGCGAACGCTGACTCCGGAACAAAAAGGGCAGATCAACATATTTGCGGGGATCTGGCTGGAGGACCAAGCACGGTTCGATGAATCGATTGCGAAGTATCGACTCGTTGCCAAGTCGGGAGACCCGCTGTCGCAACGGACGGAAGCACAATGGCGGGAAGGGTGGGTGCTCTACCGAACGGACCGCCATCGTGACGCGATCCGTGTATGGCAGCAGATCGTCGATCAGAAGGACAGCGACTTTGAGCCGCAGGCGCTGTACTGGATCGCCCGTTCCTACGGCCGTGTCGAGGATGCGAAAGCAAAGGAAGTGTTCGCGCAGCTTTGTCAGCGGTTTCCCTTCACCTACTATTGCCAGTTGGCGCGTGAACAATCGGGCTTGTCGACCGCCGGTAAGGCGGAAACGGAGCCCTCCCCGATCTCAGCCGCATCCACCCAGTCCGCATCGGAGATATCTTCAACGTCGGTTCAAGATACTCAGACGCATAGTCGGGCGCAAATCGAGCTGCAGTCGGCATACCGGCGGGCCGTCGAACTCAGGACACTTGGTCTCGATCAAGATGCCGCGCGAGAGCTCGCCGCGTTGACGGATCGATATAGTCGTGACCCCGATGTATTGGCCGCCTTATCGATGATGTTGAACGAGGTCGGCGCGTACCATCATGCGTTGCGCCTGGTACGTTCTCGGTTCCGAGAAAAGTTGGAGCGAACCGGCGGAGTGATTGCCGACGGTCTCTGGAGTGCGGCCTATCCGACCGGATTGCTCCCTACGATCAAAATGTTGGGAGCGAACGGGGTTGACCCGCTGCTTGTTGCGGCGATCATTCGAGAGGAAAGTCAGTATGATTGGAGAGCTGTGTCTCGTGTCGGCGCCATCGGATTGATGCAAGTCATGCCGGCCACCGCCAATGCGGTGGCTCAACAGCATCGCCTTCCGAGCCTATCGAGGGAAGATCTGTTCGATCAAGAAATCAACATCCGGATCGGAGTCCGGTATGTGGAGCAACTGCTCACGCAGTTTTCCGGCAATGTCGTCCAAACGATCGCTGCGTACAATGCCGGACCGATCGTCGTGGGAAATTGGGCGGCGACCTATCGCGGGCGGAGCGAGGATGAGTTTGTTGAGTTGATCCAGTATCAAGAGACCCGCCAGTACGTCAAACGGGTGCTTCGCAGCTACAAGGAATATCTGCGTCTCGCTGGGATTCAACGATCCATTTCTTGA
- a CDS encoding insulinase family protein: protein MGAEPNEYQLSNGMKVLLIEVPKAPVATVQVWYRVGSRNEVMGRAGLSHMLEHMMFKGTAKYPKGSFSRIVRKNGGIDNAFTSQDFTAYFENVAADRVGLALELEADRMQGLLLDNGEFQTEREVVKEERRLRSEDDPQGALVEALFAQAFLSHPYHWPVIGWFADIDAMSLEDLQRHYDTFYSPNNATLIVVGDIKADALLPTIKHLFEPIPRGPSPKQALPQEPDQRGERRFILKREAQVPFVMMGFRVPNYSSEDSYALDILESILSHGKSSRLYQSLVYEQKNSLAVGAEYSLLQTDPGLFYFYSLVNPGAKVEAVEEALQREIVRLQNEPPSDLELQRAKNQVEASRVFEQDSNFRHAMLMGQAESVGAGWRRIDQFVERIRAVSAKDIQRVAKQYLTQDNRTVGILVPTPSKPPESNPTAVNEGKS from the coding sequence ATGGGAGCTGAACCAAACGAATATCAACTCTCAAACGGCATGAAAGTACTGCTGATTGAGGTCCCCAAGGCTCCGGTGGCCACGGTGCAAGTGTGGTACAGAGTCGGCTCTCGAAATGAGGTCATGGGCCGGGCCGGACTCTCCCACATGCTCGAGCACATGATGTTCAAAGGCACGGCAAAGTATCCCAAAGGGTCATTTTCCCGCATCGTCCGAAAAAACGGCGGGATCGACAACGCGTTTACCAGCCAAGACTTCACCGCTTACTTCGAGAATGTGGCGGCTGATCGTGTCGGGTTGGCCTTGGAACTGGAGGCCGATCGGATGCAGGGCCTCCTTCTCGACAACGGCGAATTCCAGACCGAGCGTGAAGTCGTCAAAGAAGAGCGCCGGCTCAGGTCCGAGGACGACCCGCAGGGGGCGCTGGTTGAAGCCCTGTTTGCCCAAGCCTTCCTCAGCCATCCATATCATTGGCCTGTGATCGGCTGGTTCGCCGATATCGACGCGATGTCCCTTGAAGACCTACAGCGCCACTACGACACGTTCTACTCCCCTAACAACGCAACCCTGATCGTCGTGGGCGATATCAAGGCCGACGCCTTGCTTCCGACGATCAAGCATCTGTTTGAGCCGATCCCCAGAGGCCCCTCGCCTAAGCAAGCCCTGCCGCAGGAACCGGACCAACGAGGTGAGCGCCGTTTCATCCTCAAACGGGAAGCGCAGGTGCCGTTTGTCATGATGGGATTTCGTGTGCCCAACTATTCGAGCGAGGACTCCTATGCCCTCGACATCCTCGAATCGATCCTTTCGCATGGGAAAAGCTCCCGTCTGTACCAGAGCTTGGTCTATGAGCAGAAAAACTCCTTGGCGGTCGGGGCTGAGTACAGCTTGTTGCAGACAGATCCCGGCCTGTTCTACTTCTACTCATTGGTGAACCCCGGTGCGAAGGTTGAAGCGGTCGAAGAAGCCTTGCAGCGCGAGATCGTGCGGCTTCAGAATGAGCCGCCGTCTGATCTGGAGCTTCAGCGGGCCAAGAATCAGGTGGAAGCGTCGCGCGTCTTCGAGCAGGATTCGAATTTCCGCCATGCCATGTTGATGGGGCAAGCGGAGTCCGTCGGCGCCGGGTGGAGGCGGATCGATCAATTCGTGGAGCGCATTCGCGCCGTGAGCGCAAAGGATATCCAGCGCGTCGCCAAGCAATACCTCACCCAGGACAATCGGACCGTCGGCATTCTCGTTCCCACGCCGTCCAAGCCCCCCGAATCGAATCCCACAGCGGTCAACGAAGGAAAGTCTTAG
- a CDS encoding cell division protein ZapA — translation MTKTIDVEIYGQRYAITGDGDDAYIRRLAHFVDDHMKHLAEGMKTTTPTKLAVLTAINLTHQLFESEKKRTQGEADVERRMVTLMESIDEQMPTSLFR, via the coding sequence TTGACTAAGACTATCGATGTCGAAATTTATGGTCAACGGTACGCAATCACGGGTGATGGCGATGATGCTTATATCCGACGGCTGGCCCACTTTGTCGACGATCATATGAAACATTTGGCCGAAGGGATGAAAACGACGACCCCGACGAAACTCGCGGTGCTGACAGCCATCAATCTTACCCATCAGCTTTTTGAATCTGAGAAGAAACGAACGCAAGGGGAAGCCGATGTCGAACGACGGATGGTCACGTTGATGGAGTCCATTGATGAGCAGATGCCGACGTCACTCTTTCGATAG
- a CDS encoding TlyA family RNA methyltransferase → MGTKARLEKDRCDHVLAAQGLVQSRDAAARLILAGKVKSNGVIVDKPSRMIPVDASIEITGESTPFVSRGGEKLTAALDSYSIVPRGMICLDVGCSTGGFTDCLLQRGAARVYAVDVGYGQFDWRLRQDPRVVLIERTNIRYIARSAIAEPVDLVVVDVSFISLTKVLPPITQFLRSQARIIALIKPQFEVGKGQVGRGGVVRDEIQRTEAAQRVVRFAMEMGLRPVGTMASPIKGKKGNQEILAIFEYNAPFHGM, encoded by the coding sequence ATGGGTACGAAAGCACGACTCGAGAAAGATCGTTGTGACCATGTGCTGGCGGCCCAGGGATTGGTGCAGAGCCGGGATGCCGCAGCCCGCCTCATTCTTGCCGGAAAAGTCAAAAGCAACGGCGTGATCGTCGATAAGCCGTCCAGGATGATTCCTGTCGATGCGTCCATTGAGATTACCGGAGAGAGTACGCCGTTTGTCAGCCGAGGCGGTGAAAAACTGACGGCAGCGCTGGATTCCTATTCGATCGTCCCCCGGGGCATGATCTGTCTCGATGTCGGATGCTCGACCGGCGGGTTCACCGACTGCTTGCTGCAGAGAGGGGCTGCAAGGGTGTATGCCGTCGATGTCGGCTATGGTCAGTTCGATTGGCGACTTCGGCAAGACCCGCGCGTCGTGCTGATTGAGCGAACCAACATTCGCTATATCGCGCGCTCTGCCATAGCGGAACCGGTTGACCTAGTCGTCGTGGATGTTTCCTTTATCTCTCTGACGAAAGTCCTTCCGCCCATCACTCAATTTCTGCGATCGCAAGCCAGAATCATCGCCTTGATCAAACCGCAGTTTGAAGTGGGGAAGGGCCAGGTGGGTCGAGGCGGCGTCGTACGCGATGAGATCCAGCGAACGGAGGCCGCTCAGAGAGTCGTACGGTTCGCGATGGAAATGGGATTACGGCCGGTGGGGACCATGGCGTCTCCGATCAAGGGGAAAAAGGGAAACCAGGAAATATTAGCAATCTTTGAGTACAACGCCCCGTTTCATGGTATGTAA